From Drosophila suzukii chromosome 2R, CBGP_Dsuzu_IsoJpt1.0, whole genome shotgun sequence, a single genomic window includes:
- the LOC108019931 gene encoding mitochondrial sodium/calcium exchanger protein isoform X1 — translation MSRMGSVNDGEDCFRECLGCFSKIIRRESCQLLSRFRFVDTHNTTMATTETKEYVRNELDAEFENFWDTVSCFAANTFPFEERCAFVMKAKDCNRSTNVVPYMRILACDLNCVNEFEMLIFLTLFLALCFVILLLLIHVCNHYYSPALKAVSKFMHMNEHLAGVTLLAFGNSSADLFSNLASVDEDVPVFANSMAAALFVSMVSGGLICYMFPFKMNAYESVRDIMFLILGTTTLQYFLETDMEVSESEFICMFFVYIFYILVNVVDVYLIRRALITTNAQIDALLDGELTPSKRKRLSELEKQQEIYTRDMEVEIFEKKNSGPNINKMRYTTLRMTRNTRVSVDKKQTRNVRHNRALGKNRGICKDFFLAMRPITCEEWRKAYVVERAIMLIQIPGVMLCSIYIPLVDYEMEKHGWNKLLNCIQVMLNPAMSIIVIKALISSRGNSLWYVAISQEYIYGVYSLPITMPIAVFMFFQSRTDVPPFYHSVFTVMNLTGSMLMIFFCATEIDKVLEVIGHILEVEEDFMGATVKACTGSLGPLIANIAMAMHGYPKMAYASAIGGPFFTVCLSATTVLHVRNLVGLKVTNVSQQGNYGANAFIFLNLGLFLTLLWSTTLGFFARRSVGIFCIVFYCIYLVFAILIHRNVIHSFSADMPLKAAFGDI, via the exons ATGAGCCGAATGGGAAGTGTCAATGATGGCGAGGATTGTTTTCGTGAATGTCTTGGTTGTTTCTCCAAAATCATTCGGCGAGAATCATGTCAGTTGCTTTCAAGATTTCGATTTGTCGACACACACAACACAACAATGGCCACCACAGAAACAAAGGAATATGTGCGCAATGAATTGGATGCGGAGTTTGAAAACTTTTGGGACACGGTCAGCTGCTTTGCAGCCAACACCTTTCCCTTCGAGGAACGGTGTGCCTTTGTGATGAAGGCCAAGGACTGCAACCGGAGCACCAATGTGGTGCCCTACATGAGGATCCTGGCCTGCGATCTGAATTGCGTCAATGAATTCGAGATGTTGATCTTCCTCACATTGTTTTTGGCGCTCTGTTTTGTGATACTGCTTCTACTGATCCACGTCTGCAACCACTA CTACAGTCCGGCTTTAAAGGCCGTATCGAAGTTTATGCATATGAACGAGCACTTGGCGGGCGTGACCCTATTGGCCTTTGGAAACAGTTCCGCCGACCTGTTCTCGAACTTGGCCAGCGTTGATGAGGATGTGCCCGTGTTTGCCAATAGTATGGCCGCCGCCCTGTTTGTGTCCATGGTTTCGGGTGGGTTGATCTGCTACATGTTTCCCTTCAAGATGAATGCCTACGAGAGCGTTCGGGACATTATGTTCCTCATCCTCGGAACGACAACGCTGCAATACTTTCTGGAAACCGATATGGAGGTTTCCGAGTCGGAATTTATAT GTATGTTTTTTGTGTACATATTTTACATATTAGTGAATGTAGTAGACGTGTACCTAATTCGAAGGGCTTTAATAA CAACAAATGCTCAAATCGATGCCCTATTGGATGGCGAACTGACCCCGTCGAAAAGAAAGCGGCTGAGCGAACTGGAGAAGCAACAGGAGATTTATACCCGTGACATGGAAGTGGAGATTTTTGAGAAGAAAAATTCGGGTCCCAACATAAACAAAATGCGGTACACCACCTTGCGAATGACCCGAAATACTCGCGTTAGCGTGGACAAGAAACAAACTCGAAATGTGCGACACAACAGGGCGCTGGGCAAGAATAGGGGAATATGTAAGGACTTCTTCTTGGCCATGAGACCCATCACATGCGAAGAGTGGCGAAAAGCCTATGTGGTCGAGCGGGCCATCATGTTAATCCAGATTCCGGGCGTGATGCTGTGCAGCATCTACATTCCTCTGGTGGACTACGAAATGGAGAAACATGGCTGGAACAAACTTTTGAATTGCATTCAAGTAATGCTTAATCCGGCGATGTCCATTATAGTCATCAAAG CCTTGATAAGCTCCAGGGGCAACTCTTTGTGGTACGTCGCTATAAGCCAGGAATACATTTACGGAGTCTACTCCCTTCCCATAACCATGCCCATAGCCGTTTTTATGTTCTTCCAATCCCGAACCGATGTGCCACCATTTTACCATTCG GTGTTTACTGTAATGAATCTGACTGGCTCCATGCTCATGATCTTCTTTTGCGCCACTGAAATAGACAAGGTCCTGGAGGTGATTGGTCATATATTGGAGGTTGAGGAGGACTTTATGGGCGCCACGGTGAAGGCTTGCACGGGGAGCCTCGGTCCTCTGATCGCCAACATCGCAATGGCCATGCACGGCTACCCAAAGATGGCCTACGCCTCTGCCATTGGAGGACCCTTCTTCA CCGTCTGCTTGTCCGCCACCACTGTGCTGCACGTGAGAAACCTAGTTGGCTTGAAGGTCACGAATGTGAGCCAACAAGGGAACTACGGCGCAAatgcttttatttttctaaatttGGGACTATTTCTAACGCTCCTCTGGTCCACAACGTTGGGTTTTTTCGCCCGACGGTCCGTCGGTATCTTTTGCATCGTCTTCTACTGTATCTATTTGGTATTTGCTATCTTGATTCATAGGAATGTCATACATTCGTTTTCAGCCGACATGCCACTTAAAGCAGCATTCGGAGATATTTAG
- the LOC108019931 gene encoding mitochondrial sodium/calcium exchanger protein isoform X3 translates to MSRMGSVNDGEDCFRECLGCFSKIIRRESCQLLSRFRFVDTHNTTMATTETKEYVRNELDAEFENFWDTVSCFAANTFPFEERCAFVMKAKDCNRSTNVVPYMRILACDLNCVNEFEMLIFLTLFLALCFVILLLLIHVCNHYYSPALKAVSKFMHMNEHLAGVTLLAFGNSSADLFSNLASVDEDVPVFANSMAAALFVSMVSGGLICYMFPFKMNAYESVRDIMFLILGTTTLQYFLETDMEVSESEFICMFFVYIFYILVNVVDVYLIRRALITTNAQIDALLDGELTPSKRKRLSELEKQQEIYTRDMEVEIFEKKNSGPNINKMRYTTLRMTRNTRVSVDKKQTRNVRHNRALGKNRGICKDFFLAMRPITCEEWRKAYVVERAIMLIQIPGVMLCSIYIPLVDYEMEKHGWNKLLNCIQVMLNPAMSIIVIKALISSRGNSLWYVAISQEYIYGVYSLPITMPIAVFMFFQSRTDVPPFYHSFTLTGVYCNESDWLHAHDLLLRH, encoded by the exons ATGAGCCGAATGGGAAGTGTCAATGATGGCGAGGATTGTTTTCGTGAATGTCTTGGTTGTTTCTCCAAAATCATTCGGCGAGAATCATGTCAGTTGCTTTCAAGATTTCGATTTGTCGACACACACAACACAACAATGGCCACCACAGAAACAAAGGAATATGTGCGCAATGAATTGGATGCGGAGTTTGAAAACTTTTGGGACACGGTCAGCTGCTTTGCAGCCAACACCTTTCCCTTCGAGGAACGGTGTGCCTTTGTGATGAAGGCCAAGGACTGCAACCGGAGCACCAATGTGGTGCCCTACATGAGGATCCTGGCCTGCGATCTGAATTGCGTCAATGAATTCGAGATGTTGATCTTCCTCACATTGTTTTTGGCGCTCTGTTTTGTGATACTGCTTCTACTGATCCACGTCTGCAACCACTA CTACAGTCCGGCTTTAAAGGCCGTATCGAAGTTTATGCATATGAACGAGCACTTGGCGGGCGTGACCCTATTGGCCTTTGGAAACAGTTCCGCCGACCTGTTCTCGAACTTGGCCAGCGTTGATGAGGATGTGCCCGTGTTTGCCAATAGTATGGCCGCCGCCCTGTTTGTGTCCATGGTTTCGGGTGGGTTGATCTGCTACATGTTTCCCTTCAAGATGAATGCCTACGAGAGCGTTCGGGACATTATGTTCCTCATCCTCGGAACGACAACGCTGCAATACTTTCTGGAAACCGATATGGAGGTTTCCGAGTCGGAATTTATAT GTATGTTTTTTGTGTACATATTTTACATATTAGTGAATGTAGTAGACGTGTACCTAATTCGAAGGGCTTTAATAA CAACAAATGCTCAAATCGATGCCCTATTGGATGGCGAACTGACCCCGTCGAAAAGAAAGCGGCTGAGCGAACTGGAGAAGCAACAGGAGATTTATACCCGTGACATGGAAGTGGAGATTTTTGAGAAGAAAAATTCGGGTCCCAACATAAACAAAATGCGGTACACCACCTTGCGAATGACCCGAAATACTCGCGTTAGCGTGGACAAGAAACAAACTCGAAATGTGCGACACAACAGGGCGCTGGGCAAGAATAGGGGAATATGTAAGGACTTCTTCTTGGCCATGAGACCCATCACATGCGAAGAGTGGCGAAAAGCCTATGTGGTCGAGCGGGCCATCATGTTAATCCAGATTCCGGGCGTGATGCTGTGCAGCATCTACATTCCTCTGGTGGACTACGAAATGGAGAAACATGGCTGGAACAAACTTTTGAATTGCATTCAAGTAATGCTTAATCCGGCGATGTCCATTATAGTCATCAAAG CCTTGATAAGCTCCAGGGGCAACTCTTTGTGGTACGTCGCTATAAGCCAGGAATACATTTACGGAGTCTACTCCCTTCCCATAACCATGCCCATAGCCGTTTTTATGTTCTTCCAATCCCGAACCGATGTGCCACCATTTTACCATTCG TTCACACTCACAGGTGTTTACTGTAATGAATCTGACTGGCTCCATGCTCATGATCTTCTTTTGCGCCACTGA
- the LOC108019931 gene encoding mitochondrial sodium/calcium exchanger protein isoform X2, producing the protein MSRMGSVNDGEDCFRECLGCFSKIIRRESCQLLSRFRFVDTHNTTMATTETKEYVRNELDAEFENFWDTVSCFAANTFPFEERCAFVMKAKDCNRSTNVVPYMRILACDLNCVNEFEMLIFLTLFLALCFVILLLLIHVCNHYYSPALKAVSKFMHMNEHLAGVTLLAFGNSSADLFSNLASVDEDVPVFANSMAAALFVSMVSGGLICYMFPFKMNAYESVRDIMFLILGTTTLQYFLETDMEVSESEFICMFFVYIFYILVNVVDVYLIRRALITTNAQIDALLDGELTPSKRKRLSELEKQQEIYTRDMEVEIFEKKNSGPNINKMRYTTLRMTRNTRVSVDKKQTRNVRHNRALGKNRGICKDFFLAMRPITCEEWRKAYVVERAIMLIQIPGVMLCSIYIPLVDYEMEKHGWNKLLNCIQVMLNPAMSIIVIKALISSRGNSLWYVAISQEYIYGVYSLPITMPIAVFMFFQSRTDVPPFYHSVFTVMNLTGSMLMIFFCATEIDKVLEVIGHILEVEEDFMGATVKACTGSLGPLIANIAMAMHGYPKMAYASAIGGPFFTYSRLLVRHHCAAREKPSWLEGHECEPTRELRRKCFYFSKFGTISNAPLVHNVGFFRPTVRRYLLHRLLLYLFGICYLDS; encoded by the exons ATGAGCCGAATGGGAAGTGTCAATGATGGCGAGGATTGTTTTCGTGAATGTCTTGGTTGTTTCTCCAAAATCATTCGGCGAGAATCATGTCAGTTGCTTTCAAGATTTCGATTTGTCGACACACACAACACAACAATGGCCACCACAGAAACAAAGGAATATGTGCGCAATGAATTGGATGCGGAGTTTGAAAACTTTTGGGACACGGTCAGCTGCTTTGCAGCCAACACCTTTCCCTTCGAGGAACGGTGTGCCTTTGTGATGAAGGCCAAGGACTGCAACCGGAGCACCAATGTGGTGCCCTACATGAGGATCCTGGCCTGCGATCTGAATTGCGTCAATGAATTCGAGATGTTGATCTTCCTCACATTGTTTTTGGCGCTCTGTTTTGTGATACTGCTTCTACTGATCCACGTCTGCAACCACTA CTACAGTCCGGCTTTAAAGGCCGTATCGAAGTTTATGCATATGAACGAGCACTTGGCGGGCGTGACCCTATTGGCCTTTGGAAACAGTTCCGCCGACCTGTTCTCGAACTTGGCCAGCGTTGATGAGGATGTGCCCGTGTTTGCCAATAGTATGGCCGCCGCCCTGTTTGTGTCCATGGTTTCGGGTGGGTTGATCTGCTACATGTTTCCCTTCAAGATGAATGCCTACGAGAGCGTTCGGGACATTATGTTCCTCATCCTCGGAACGACAACGCTGCAATACTTTCTGGAAACCGATATGGAGGTTTCCGAGTCGGAATTTATAT GTATGTTTTTTGTGTACATATTTTACATATTAGTGAATGTAGTAGACGTGTACCTAATTCGAAGGGCTTTAATAA CAACAAATGCTCAAATCGATGCCCTATTGGATGGCGAACTGACCCCGTCGAAAAGAAAGCGGCTGAGCGAACTGGAGAAGCAACAGGAGATTTATACCCGTGACATGGAAGTGGAGATTTTTGAGAAGAAAAATTCGGGTCCCAACATAAACAAAATGCGGTACACCACCTTGCGAATGACCCGAAATACTCGCGTTAGCGTGGACAAGAAACAAACTCGAAATGTGCGACACAACAGGGCGCTGGGCAAGAATAGGGGAATATGTAAGGACTTCTTCTTGGCCATGAGACCCATCACATGCGAAGAGTGGCGAAAAGCCTATGTGGTCGAGCGGGCCATCATGTTAATCCAGATTCCGGGCGTGATGCTGTGCAGCATCTACATTCCTCTGGTGGACTACGAAATGGAGAAACATGGCTGGAACAAACTTTTGAATTGCATTCAAGTAATGCTTAATCCGGCGATGTCCATTATAGTCATCAAAG CCTTGATAAGCTCCAGGGGCAACTCTTTGTGGTACGTCGCTATAAGCCAGGAATACATTTACGGAGTCTACTCCCTTCCCATAACCATGCCCATAGCCGTTTTTATGTTCTTCCAATCCCGAACCGATGTGCCACCATTTTACCATTCG GTGTTTACTGTAATGAATCTGACTGGCTCCATGCTCATGATCTTCTTTTGCGCCACTGAAATAGACAAGGTCCTGGAGGTGATTGGTCATATATTGGAGGTTGAGGAGGACTTTATGGGCGCCACGGTGAAGGCTTGCACGGGGAGCCTCGGTCCTCTGATCGCCAACATCGCAATGGCCATGCACGGCTACCCAAAGATGGCCTACGCCTCTGCCATTGGAGGACCCTTCTTCA CTTACAGCCGTCTGCTTGTCCGCCACCACTGTGCTGCACGTGAGAAACCTAGTTGGCTTGAAGGTCACGAATGTGAGCCAACAAGGGAACTACGGCGCAAatgcttttatttttctaaatttGGGACTATTTCTAACGCTCCTCTGGTCCACAACGTTGGGTTTTTTCGCCCGACGGTCCGTCGGTATCTTTTGCATCGTCTTCTACTGTATCTATTTGGTATTTGCTATCTTGATTCATAG